The Oncorhynchus clarkii lewisi isolate Uvic-CL-2024 unplaced genomic scaffold, UVic_Ocla_1.0 unplaced_contig_450_pilon_pilon, whole genome shotgun sequence DNA segment taactaacggattacatttagaaagtaacctacccaaccctggatACAGTATAAAGGTCTCTCCATGGGTGGGAAATGGACAACACTCTCTTTATATTACTGACTTGTTGACTGATtgatccattcatccttccatccctcctcatccttcctctcctctgaagacccagtgagggtggagctcagtcagagagctgttgagggactggttaggaaggacacttctacagccagagaggtgagaggtcacacatGGTTTAGATGGTAAATATTTATGTCCCCTTAGCGGTTCATTACGTAAGCAGAAGGGAATATGTTCCATCATCTATGTTTATTTACATTAGTGCAAATTGTCCACTGATATTGTGTAAAACATACTTTTCCGCCACTCATTCACCCCATCTCTTTACATTGGTTATGCTGACATGGTGGCCTGACTGCGTCCACACTGTCATATTCAGTGGCCAGACTCAAATTCCGAACACAACGCCCATCCTAGTAGATCTAAACCTAATGCAGCTTGGAGTGATCGGATGACAGAAGTCACATTTAGGTGCCAGGTGTAACTGAGGCCGTAGATGCTCCATATCCATTACttagagtgttttatataatattattaaatgtgtttctttctgtgttgcaggggcagtcaagaaatggaacgacaaggccacagaacatgacataagcagagctgtgggagaccacctcaagccccTGGTAGAGCCGGGGGTGGTGTTTACCACTCCACCACACCTTCAGCAGGCTGGAAAAGTGGGATTGATCTGTTTGATTCAGTTTTTCAGGAGTTAAATCCTTTGACATATTGTTGATTTCAACATTTTTCCTTTTCAACAAAAAATCCACTGGATTCGTTGAAGTCGGTCGTTGGGTTAATTTGTTTTGCAATTTGAAAATATATATCAagatttatttatacagcacattttaGACATGTACGAATAAAAACAAtggaaataaaaactgaaatatttactacacaacaaacataagatgATTTAAAAACTAAAATAGTGCCAATGTGGTAACAACTCCTTTTTTTGTTAATCAAATAAATAATACTCTTTCAATTCAGAACCTGGATTTTTCCCCCGATGAGtctaatatccatatcatgctgaaatcaatagaacaggggacaaacgtttagggttctacattgtgacatcattaagatactcctactacaatgttaaaacattctacattgtgacatcattagaatactcctactacaatgttaaaacattctacattgtgacatcattagaacactcctactacaatgttaaaacattctacattgtgacatcattaaaatacttctactacaatgttaaaacattgtacattgtgacatcattagaacactcctactacaatgttaaaacattgtacattgtgacatcattagaacactcctactacaatgttaaaacattctacattgtgacattatttcattgatatcatgaaacaactccttcatgtattttctgatgtttaatAAGAGATCGAttatcagagtatctcttgtcACATTGATCACAACTATGtgacttctctcctgtgtgtcttcTCTGGTGCTTAGTCAAGTTACCAGActcagtaaaactcttcccacattgatcacagctatatggtttctctcctgtgtgtgttctctgatgctTAGTCAAGTTACCAGGCTCAGTAAAagtcttcccacattgatcacagctaaaatatttctctcctgtgtgtgttctctggtgcctAGTCAGCTGACtagactgagtaaaactcttcccacattgatcacagctataaggcttctctcctgtgtgtgttctctggtgaactatCAGGCTGCTTAAGTgactaaaactcttcccacattgatcacagctataaggcttctctcctgtgtgtattctctggtgtgattttaAATGTCCTGATATCAGAAAACACTTCCCACAGTCTGCGCAGTGgaaagatttctctcctgtgtgtgttctctggtgtatagtcagcTTGCTAGATGTAGTAAAACCATTCCCACATTGAtaacagctataaggtttctctccagtgtgaattctctggtgtgtgtTTAGTGACTCTGATCTTGagtaactcttcccacagtcagagcagtggaaagatttatctcctgtgtgtgttctctggtgtatagtcagacggctagatgtagtaaaactcttcccacattgagaacagctataaggtttctctccagtgtgaattctctggtgtgctTTTAGTGAATCTGATCTTGAGTAACTCTTCCCACAGACAGAGCAGTGGTGAGGTTTCATTCCTGTGGGTCTCTGCTGGAATTTGAGATGTTCTGaagtggagagactcttctctgcctcgtcagcttcACGATGTAGTTggggctccccagaggatccacggtagttctgtctctctcctgtgtgaacaacaaaatcagacagatggttaaaggcccacaacagcagaaatccaTTGTTTATTTGAGCTAAGGTAATGTTaaggtatataatatatatatataatatatatatatatatatatataataataatgtttgTGTCATTGTTGCAAATCAACTGCTTTATACTTTTAAAAAAACACTTCAACTTCATCCAGTAAAATTCTCATTGGCTAGCTTTGCTACCAGCCTTTGTCAATGAGCGTTAGCATTCAAGCTAACAACTTCAGCATCCAAAATAGGTATTTTACAACTTTCACAACCAAATATGTGACCCGCCGTCTctattcagtcttatgtagcaacctTTTCAATGGTGTTTATTttatacattggataaaagtacagactgagcttctacatggtatcaaacactgtgattggaggaaaacatgaggaagtaatgactcagagcttctacatggtatcaaacactgtgattggaggaaaacatgaggaagtaatgactcagagcttctacatggtatcaaacactgtgattggaggaaaacatgaggaagtaatgactcagagcttctacatggtatcaaacactgtgattggaggaaaacatgaggaagtaatgactcagagcttctacatggtatcaaacactgtgattggaggaaaacatgaggaagtaatgactcagagcttctacatggtatcaaacactgtgattggaggaaaacatgaggaagtaatgactcagagcttctacatggtatcaaacactgtgattggaggaaaacatgaggaagtaatgactcagagcttctacatggtatcaaacactgtgattggaggaaaacatgaggaagtaatgactcagagcttctacatggtatcaaacactgtgattggaggaaaacatgaggaagtaatgactcagagcttctacatggtatcaaacactgtgattggaggaaacatgaggaagtaatgactcagagcttctaaatggtatcaaacactgtgattggaggaaaacatgaggaagtaatgactcagagcttctacatggtatcaaacactgtgattggaggaaaacatgaggaagtaatgactcagagcttctaaatagcgtatcaaacactgtgattggaggaaacatgaggaagtaatgactcagagcttctaaatggtatcaaacactgtgattggaggaaaacatgaggaagtaatgactcagagcttctacatggtatcaaacactgtgattggaggaaaacatgaggaagtaatgactcagagcttctaaatggtatcaaacactgtgattggaggaaaacatgaggaagtaatgactcagagcttctaaatagcgtatcaaacactgtgattggaggaaacatgaggaagtaatgactcagagcttctaaatggtatcaaacactgtgattggaggaaaacatgaggaagtaatgactcagagcttctacatggtatcaaacactgtgattggaggaaaacatgaggaagtaatgactcagagcttctaaatggtatcaaacactgtgattggaggaaacatgaggaagtaatgactcagagcttctaaatggtatcaaacactgtgattggaggaaaacatgaggaagtaatgactcagagcttctacatggtatcaaacactgtgattggaggaaaacatgaggaagtaatgactcagagcttctaaatggtatcaaacactgtgattggaggaaaacatgaggaagtaatgactcagagcttctacatggtatcatacactgtgattggaggaaaacatgaggaagtaatgactcagagcttctaaatggtatcatacactgtgattggaggaaacatgaggaagtaatgactcagagcttctaaatAGCGTATCAtgcactgtgattggaggaaacatgaggaagtaatgtagatttttttttttaaattacacttAGAATCCCATTCAGGACAAAAGGGCATTCCAAATGTTTCTGTGGTTTTCACACTTGCTCTACATTAATCATTGAGAAACATATATTTAGAAAAGGAATACTTTCACCAAATTGCCTAAATGGATTCTCTGAACATTATATCACCAGGTTCCCCCATTAGGCAAACCATTAACAGTATTTATCTCAGCAGGTTCCCCCATTAGGCAAACCATTAACAGTATTTATCTCACCAGGTTCCCCCATTACGCAAACCATTAACAGTATTTATCTCACCAGGTTCCCCCATTAGGCAAACCATTAACAGTATTTATCTCACCAGGTTTCCCCATTAGGCAAACCATTAACAGTATTTATCTCACCAGGTTTCCCCATTAGGCAAACCATGAACAGTATTTATCTCACCAGGTTCCCCCATTAGGCAAACCATTAACAGTATTTATCTCACCAGGTTCCCCCATTAGGCAAACCATTAACAGTATTTATCTCACCAGGTTCCCCCATTAGGCAAACCATTATCATTACTACATTGTCTATTGTTGTATATCTTCAGTGCTGCTCTTTGTTCACGCCCATTTATCATCCTTCACACCCTCTAGAGCCTTAGACCCGCCCATCTCTCAAAGAGTTCACATTGGAACATGAGAATGTGGCCATGTGATAAAGCAGTGAGGCCTAAAAAAACAAAGATGTCAACAATAAAATACTTTATTAACTTCAAGTAGATTACAATTAGGAAAAACCTAGAACACAAGAAGGTCAAAACAATATCTAGACCTAGGCTTATATATTctttattttaccttcatttaacttggcaagtcagttacagattcttattgtcaatgacggcctaggaacagtgggttaactgcctgttcaggggcagaacgacagatttgaaccttgtcaggATGGgggatttgaatttgcaaccttccggttactagtccaacgctctaaccactaggctaccctgccgccccagttttTAAGATCAGGACTTTTGCAATGAAGAGACCACAGACATTAAATGAAGAGACCATGGACATTACATGAAGAGACCATGGACATTACATGAAGAGACCACGGACATTAAATGAAGAGACCACGGACATTAAATGAAGAGACCACGGACATTAAATGAAGAGACCATGGACATTAAATGAAGAGACCACGGACATTAAATGAAGAGACCACGGACATTACATGAAGAGACCATGGACATTAAATGAAGAGACCACGGACATTAAATGAAGAGACCACGGACATTAAATGTCCTGGTCCAAAGGGCAGAAAAAATATGCTTTCGGGTTAGATGAATTTGTTCATATCATAACCAAAGTTACTCAAAGGATctgatggggcggcaggtagcctagtggttagagcgttgggccagtaaccgaaaggttgctagatcgaatcaccgagctgacaaggtaaacatcttgcctagttaaataaagttttttttttaaagtgttgtgtatttattattctGAGTTGTATGTGTATGGTGTACCATCTCCACTATTATTATAACCTCTTGAGGTTCTGCTCACCTGAATTTAATTTGTATGGTGGAccatctctactattattataacCTCTTGAGGTTCTGCTCACCTGAATTTAATTTGTATGGTGGAccatctctactattattataacCTCTTGAGGTTCTGCTCACCTGAGTTGAATACCTCATTGTATGTGTAGACCAGACTATAAACCAAGAGAGTTTACATCTGTATTTTtcttagctgtctatttaccgcCACAAACTAATGCTGGCACTAACACCACACTCAACGCgttgtatagggccataagcaaacaagaaaacagtCATCCAGAGGCCACTCAGGTGATTTCATGTTATTTCTgcctgtgcaactagaggaggGCAAAAACCTCTAGAtcgacctttactccacacacagagacacatacaaagccccTCCCTCAGCCTCCATCTGGTAAATAGCAACATAACTGTATCCTCCTGATTATAAGTCAAAACGGAAACAGGAAGTACAGGTTCAATAAGGAAGCGATCCGATGAAGCGGTTGCTAAGCGACATGACTGGTTCACTAGCACAGAATGCAATATGTTCAGGGATTCATCCGGTGGCCTttaggagtttaccacatcagtcaacggcttcattaataagtgcatcgacggcGTCGtaacagtgaccgtacgtacatactgGACATATTTGATGCTGTTGGGACAAAAACAATCTTGGTCAACCAACAGCctgtcgaccaaacaatcgaccagtcgccTAAATGGGGTCAGACATtatatcattatgacatcataataGCCATTGACTACTGAAGAATagaacttagaaatgcctcaaaATGTTTCAACTGTATTGCCCCCATCAGAAACCAAAACATAAGCTTGTAtaactccattgtttgtaaactaacactgtatagcctcattatgacatcatggatgaattctagggttatactatatatcctagaaacctggttaaactatcattatgacatcatagatgaattctagaatatactatatagcctagaaacctggttaaaatatcattatgacatcatggatggccagtccttgtattcatagtgtagtgAATTCAGGGTGAGGCCCTGAGCTGAACACAAACCTGGGCCCAGCGACTGTCAAGCCAACGCCTTATAACTGTTATGCCAAGA contains these protein-coding regions:
- the LOC139395856 gene encoding zinc finger protein ZFP2-like, with amino-acid sequence MCSLSYSPPDKEEDVCWTEKEGPVKEEGEEEAVTIQKQVEGEVVTVNEEEDSFWLKEEDNVTVKEEKEEDAVFGVKEGEMTVTLKKEEEEEETGYLGPVSQTHLKVSDGSNDEVSRKMVLRNRSSIYTRERQNYRGSSGEPQLHREADEAEKSLSTSEHLKFQQRPTGMKPHHCSVCGKSYSRSDSLKAHQRIHTGEKPYSCSQCGKSFTTSSRLTIHQRTHTGDKSFHCSDCGKSYSRSESLNTHQRIHTGEKPYSCYQCGNGFTTSSKLTIHQRTHTGEKSFHCADCGKCFLISGHLKSHQRIHTGEKPYSCDQCGKSFSHLSSLIVHQRTHTGEKPYSCDQCGKSFTQSSQLTRHQRTHTGEKYFSCDQCGKTFTEPGNLTKHQRTHTGEKPYSCDQCGKSFTESGNLTKHQRRHTGEKSHSCDQCDKRYSDNRSLIKHQKIHEGVVS